The Clostridiales bacterium DNA segment ATTTCAAAAATATGTGATATTACATTTGAAAGAATAAAAGCGTTAAAGGATTTAGGATGCAGCGGATATATAAGTTCTGAAACCTATTGCTCGGCCGATATACTTTCCCCTCAATGTTATCATGATATTATCAAGCCAATTCATAAGCGGTATTTCAAAAAAATATCCGATATCGGTATGGTTGGGATAGGATATTTTACAGGGAATATAATTCCTATGCTTGATGATATAAAAGATCTTAAACTTGATGGACTCATGATGGAAGAGTCTAAGAAGAATTTTGCGCTTGATGTGGGAGAAGTTGCAGAAAGTCTTGAGAATACTTGCGCGCTATTCGGGAATCTTGACAGTGTGTGGATCCTTCAGAATGGTACGGAAAGTGATGTAATAAAAGAAATAACCCGTCAGCTAAAGGCAACAAAAGGGAAAAGATTTATTATGGCAAATGGTTGCCCAATATCGTTTTAAAACACCCCAAAAAATTTTAAAGCGATGATAGATACAGTAAGGCGATGGAGATAGTAAAAGGCAAAATTTATATAATGATATCTGAACCAATAAGAATGAGGCTAGGCAACTAACTAGCCTCATTCTTGCACGTGCGCCCGGCACGGGCGCAGTCTAACGGGTGCAAATCCCGAGTGCGGGCTGATAGTGCCAAGCACATAGCCAAAGGCAAGGGTGTCCACGGCGACGTGGAATCTGAAGGAAGCTGGAGGCAAACTTCTGGTCTGACGGACAGAAATCACATTAGGCATATGTAGGCTGGGTAAAGTTGCGTAACAAACCAAAGCCCAAAACTATCTGGGAACCTACTGTGTATATGTGGCAGATATATGGAAGGAAAGACTGCGTTCTTACCCGGGGAGGTCTCACGGACGTGTGGAAACAAAGTGTATGAAGCATGGTCGAAATAAGATTTATCGTGAGAAGTCAGCAGATAATAGCTTCGGATTCCGTCTGGGACGCAGCTGCCACGATGCAATCCGGAAATGCCAGCAATATGCCGATGAAGGATACAGGTATGCGGTAGATATGGATTTGGAGAA contains these protein-coding regions:
- a CDS encoding uroporphyrinogen decarboxylase family protein, whose protein sequence is MGFERRLIENPENTAYYISKICDITFERIKALKDLGCSGYISSETYCSADILSPQCYHDIIKPIHKRYFKKISDIGMVGIGYFTGNIIPMLDDIKDLKLDGLMMEESKKNFALDVGEVAESLENTCALFGNLDSVWILQNGTESDVIKEITRQLKATKGKRFIMANGCPISF